One window from the genome of Paenibacillus azoreducens encodes:
- a CDS encoding cell wall hydrolase, producing MAVIKTNTGQTRLLARLMRAEAEGEGNLGMLMVGNVGVNRVLGDCLDFKNIRSIQQMVYQSPGGFEAPQKSYFYQRARDSDVRLAQRAINGERYWPASNALWFFRPTGECPATWFNQTNTGRYKNHCFFSPSGEDCPSVY from the coding sequence TTGGCTGTTATCAAAACGAACACGGGGCAAACCCGATTGCTCGCTCGTTTGATGAGGGCTGAAGCCGAAGGCGAAGGCAATCTTGGCATGCTGATGGTGGGGAATGTCGGCGTAAACCGGGTTTTGGGAGATTGCCTGGATTTCAAGAATATCCGGAGCATCCAGCAAATGGTTTACCAGAGTCCTGGAGGTTTTGAAGCCCCGCAAAAATCATATTTCTATCAGAGAGCCAGGGATTCGGATGTCAGGCTTGCCCAGCGAGCCATTAACGGCGAACGGTATTGGCCCGCTTCGAATGCACTATGGTTTTTCCGTCCTACTGGCGAATGCCCGGCAACCTGGTTTAATCAGACGAATACGGGACGGTATAAGAACCATTGTTTTTTCAGTCCATCAGGCGAAGATTGTCCGAGTGTCTATTAA
- the gerQ gene encoding spore coat protein GerQ: protein MMQPFTFRPTPYNVGGGYPGVSGSSTGMPGVMPMTTVPPTTGSTITPTGTVIQAPQQPMFEQSYIENILRLNLGKTGTFYMTYENNTQWNAKIFRGVVEAAGRDHIIISDPSTGQRIILLTLNLDYITFNEPLNYQYPIGAPGQPR from the coding sequence ATGATGCAACCTTTTACTTTTCGTCCGACCCCTTATAACGTCGGGGGCGGATATCCCGGAGTGTCCGGAAGCAGTACCGGCATGCCCGGCGTCATGCCGATGACTACGGTACCGCCAACCACCGGCAGTACGATCACGCCTACGGGAACGGTTATCCAGGCTCCGCAGCAGCCGATGTTCGAACAATCCTACATTGAAAATATTCTTCGCTTGAACCTGGGCAAAACCGGAACTTTCTACATGACTTATGAGAACAATACCCAATGGAATGCAAAAATATTCAGGGGCGTGGTTGAAGCTGCTGGACGGGATCATATCATTATCTCGGACCCATCGACCGGCCAACGGATTATTCTGCTGACGCTTAATCTGGATTACATCACGTTTAATGAACCGCTTAACTACCAATATCCAATCGGCGCTCCAGGTCAACCCCGATAA
- a CDS encoding hemolysin family protein produces MADPLPSLFNLIWVVVLVLLNGFFVSAEFAMVKIRSSRVETLVDEGRKGSLFARSIVNNLDAYLSACQLGITLASLGLGWLGEPVVARLVRPVIHALGFGEATVHGIAVVIAFLIITILHIVLGELAPKSMAIRNSESVVLLSAAPMVYFYKLMYPLIWVLNGLANALLRLFKIAPASESDSAHTEEEIRVLMKESNKNGLIDNTELALVDNIFDFTETTGREIMIPRTEMICLNTQLSREENIEIAYEGMRTRYPVCDGDKDHIIGFIHIKDLLRSTVVEYNSLIRPILTVPESIQISALLKLMQRNKTQIAILIDEYGGTSGLVTLEDIMEEIVGEIQDEFDEERPGIEMIHESEYSIDGLMLIDEINERFGLELDTTDYDTVGGWLYSRIEAIPPQKGQSAEVDGHVFIVEETDHKRISRIKLIKPQMMVEEAGA; encoded by the coding sequence TTGGCTGACCCCTTACCGAGTTTGTTCAATTTGATCTGGGTAGTGGTATTGGTATTATTGAATGGTTTTTTTGTCTCCGCCGAATTTGCGATGGTGAAAATAAGGAGCAGCCGCGTGGAGACGTTGGTGGACGAAGGCCGCAAAGGTTCTTTATTTGCCCGCAGCATCGTCAATAATCTGGATGCCTATTTATCTGCCTGTCAGCTTGGCATTACACTCGCTTCATTGGGACTTGGATGGCTGGGAGAACCGGTCGTGGCAAGACTTGTAAGACCTGTGATTCACGCTTTGGGCTTTGGAGAAGCCACTGTTCATGGAATCGCCGTCGTGATTGCGTTCCTGATCATTACGATTTTGCATATCGTGCTTGGAGAACTGGCGCCGAAATCCATGGCGATCCGCAATAGCGAATCCGTCGTGCTGCTGTCAGCCGCTCCAATGGTTTATTTTTATAAGTTGATGTATCCTTTGATCTGGGTATTAAACGGGCTTGCCAATGCTTTATTGCGTTTGTTTAAAATCGCACCGGCTTCAGAATCCGATTCCGCCCATACGGAGGAGGAGATACGGGTATTGATGAAGGAAAGCAACAAGAACGGCCTGATTGACAACACGGAGCTAGCGCTCGTCGACAATATTTTTGATTTTACGGAGACGACCGGCCGGGAAATCATGATTCCCCGTACGGAGATGATATGCCTGAATACGCAGTTATCCCGTGAGGAAAATATTGAAATTGCCTATGAAGGCATGAGAACCCGATACCCGGTTTGCGATGGCGATAAGGATCATATTATCGGATTTATCCATATCAAGGATTTATTGCGTTCTACTGTGGTTGAATACAATTCTTTAATTCGTCCGATCCTGACCGTACCTGAGTCCATTCAGATCAGCGCTTTACTGAAACTGATGCAGCGGAACAAGACCCAGATTGCCATTCTGATCGATGAGTATGGAGGCACATCCGGACTTGTTACCCTGGAAGACATTATGGAAGAAATCGTCGGAGAAATCCAGGATGAATTTGATGAAGAACGTCCTGGCATTGAAATGATTCATGAAAGTGAATATTCGATTGACGGATTGATGCTCATTGACGAAATCAACGAACGGTTTGGACTCGAGCTGGATACGACGGACTACGATACCGTAGGCGGTTGGTTATATTCCCGCATCGAGGCAATTCCCCCTCAGAAGGGGCAATCGGCTGAAGTCGATGGTCATGTTTTCATAGTGGAAGAAACGGATCATAAGCGCATATCAAGGATTAAGCTGATTAAACCTCAAATGATGGTAGAGGAAGCGGGCGCTTAA
- a CDS encoding ArsR/SmtB family transcription factor, which yields MDYRLDVKFEPVHEFMNSLHSYICRKSHKKIDLAPCWAQETKEKLTPDFARTLDGMVVNGDWGFAYLLAFLAPEGIGIDRFLTWFEELGSRELTELFAANGNEFPQEDIGVFQENMLSMFRQWHDQYFKYVDRSILSALEREKQDRLQRLAEIQGEEFVDETTNGMLFKPLPEFRELLLIPQYHFQPLNMVAKYGNKIVCHYNARIYLGDNDIIPTHDLRLLRSLGEKNRLKILRFLNKGPRTFTEIVSHLKLSKGITHDHISKLRSAGVLYAHFEGENLTEYSLRKRALNELQERLFHYIEAE from the coding sequence TTGGATTATCGTTTGGATGTCAAGTTTGAGCCCGTTCATGAATTCATGAACAGCCTGCATTCCTACATATGTCGCAAATCGCATAAAAAAATAGATCTGGCCCCTTGTTGGGCCCAAGAAACCAAAGAAAAGCTTACGCCTGACTTTGCACGGACGCTTGATGGCATGGTGGTTAACGGAGATTGGGGTTTTGCATATCTGCTGGCTTTCCTGGCGCCTGAAGGCATAGGTATCGATAGGTTTCTTACGTGGTTTGAAGAGCTCGGCAGCCGCGAATTGACCGAACTGTTTGCAGCGAATGGCAACGAATTTCCGCAGGAGGACATCGGGGTTTTTCAGGAGAACATGTTATCGATGTTCCGGCAATGGCATGATCAATATTTTAAATATGTGGACAGGAGCATTTTGTCTGCCTTGGAACGGGAAAAACAGGATCGGCTGCAGCGTTTGGCAGAAATTCAAGGAGAAGAATTCGTCGACGAGACGACGAACGGCATGTTATTTAAACCGCTTCCGGAATTCCGGGAGCTGCTCCTGATCCCGCAGTATCATTTTCAACCGCTGAACATGGTTGCGAAGTACGGTAATAAGATCGTCTGTCATTATAATGCGCGCATATATCTAGGCGATAACGATATTATTCCTACTCATGATCTTCGGCTGCTCCGCAGTCTTGGCGAGAAAAACAGGCTGAAAATTTTGAGGTTCCTGAATAAAGGGCCGCGAACGTTTACGGAAATCGTCAGCCATTTAAAGCTATCCAAAGGAATCACTCATGACCATATTTCCAAGCTCCGGAGCGCTGGTGTGTTATATGCGCATTTCGAAGGGGAGAACCTGACGGAATACAGCTTGAGAAAACGCGCATTGAATGAGCTGCAGGAGCGTTTATTCCATTACATTGAAGCGGAATGA